Part of the uncultured Desulfobacter sp. genome, AGATGCCGAATTGAGGCGGATAGTGCACGATAGAACACCCACTCCCTGTTTTTTTTGGCACCATGAAAGTCAAGAAAGTCCTCCATGATGTGAGAGGTGATGATCAGTTTAGAGCAAAGTTTTTTGGTGAAAAGATAACTGTCATCATTCAATCCAACAACAAACAGAATGCACTGAAGATACTCATATGAAAAGATATTGGCTTTTTCTTTAAAGGATATGCCGCAGGTTTCATTCATAGCTGTTTACTCGATATTTAAAATTTCGGTCTGACCGGCCCGTAAGCCGAATTCTGTTACCTTTTGCAGTTACCCGCAAAAAGGTCAACGGTCATTCATCTAGTATGCATGTTGCCATACATCTCAAGCAACCTACCCGGAGACTTGGGCGGGCAGCCCTCAAGCGTCTCTCTATTTGGTCTTGCACCGGACGGGGTTTACCAAGCTTTCCCGGTCACCCGGGAAACTGGTGCGCTCTTACCGCACCGTTTCACCCTTACCCAGCTACTCATTCAATCGAACAAGCACAAAAACACCTCTTCGACTCAATGAGTAGCTGGGCGGTCTACTCTCTGCTGCACTTTCCTTCACGTCACCGTGACTCTACGTTATAGAGCGTCCTGCCCTGCGGTGTTCGGACTTTCCTCCCGGCGTTAAACGCCCGGCGACCGTTTGTTCCAGTCAGACCGAAATTAAAAATTATGCTTCAATCTATAATATTTTTCTAAGAAAGTCTGGGTAAGCTACTCAGATCTTTCAATCTTTGCTGTGGGCCCAAGCCTGGGTGTCGATAGACACAGAAACGGCCCATGGCCGTTAATGTTTCCTGTAATAAAGAATTCTGCTGCACTGGGGACAGAAAATCAATTTATTTCCACGCTGAACTTCGATGTACAATTGGGGGGGAATATTCATAAAACACCCGGTGCACACCTGGTCCTCTGCCTCGGCAACCGCAGACCCCTGGTTCATTTTTGAAATGCGTTTGAATCGATCTAATAATTTAGGATCCAGACTTGCACCGATCTCTTTCTGGCTTTCAAGGTATTCATCAAGAAGTTTACGGTCTTTGGTGGTTTGTTCTTCGATCTGGTTCTGTTCAGCTTTGACCTGTTCTTCAAGCTGTTGGTACTCTTTTGTGCTTTCATCCACAATGGCCTGGGACTTTTCCCGCTCTTCCATGATCTGTAACAGCTCTGTCTCCAAGGCATCTTTTCTTTTTTTATTATCATCCACTTCCCTGAGCAACACCTGATACTCTTTATTCGTGCTTACATTGCGGAGGGTTTCATTGCTTTTGATAATACGTGCATCAACAATTTTTATTTCATTTTCAGCGTCAAGGCAATTCTTTTTTAGCATGTCAAGTTCTTCAGTATTTTCCTTGAGCGCTGCGGCAAACTGTTTCAGCCTGGATGCCAGTTTGTTTTTCTTTTTTTCAACCGCTATCAGAACGTCATTTAGACGAACTATTTGGGTTTCAGCCTCCTGGAGTTTTACAAGGGTGGCAATATCTGGTTTTGACATAAGGTGTTACATCCTCATATGGTTAAAAATGGATCTTGTTCCTGATCATATGTATTAATTATAATTTTTAATTTTTCGGCATCAAACATCTGCCCAAGACGATTTTTAAAAAGCGTTACGGCAATGGACTCGGAAGAGAAGTGGCCGACATCCACTGCGGATTTACCATGAAACTCGATCTCCCGTGCCTCGTGGTATTTCAGATCTCCTGTGATATAGACATCCATCCCGGAGTCAATAAATTGAGCGGTCAAAGAGCCGCCTGATCCCGAACATAGGGCCGCAGTTGACACCATATTTTCGGGATTACCGATGAGTCGCACCCGGGGAATTCCCAACTTTTCCTTAATCCGGCAGGCCAGTTGTTTAAGGGGCATGGGTTCACCAAGCCGACCGATCCGGCCAAGGCCTTGAAGTTGGTCCGGTGCGTCACTTGTCACTGCATCGGCAAGAAAAACATCTGTGCAATAAATATCCAATTTTTCGGCAAGATAGTCGTTCAGCCCCCCCTGGGCTTTATCCAGATTTGTATGGGCACTCACCACCGCAATCCGGGACCTGGCACTGATGAGAATGGCAGATCCCGGCATTTTGGAAAAATCAATCTGCTTTTCCGGTGACATGATCAGGGGATGATGGGTAATCAGCATGTCACATCCGGACTTCTCCGCCTGGGCCAGTGCCTGGTCCGTGACATCCAGTGCAATTAAAACCTTGGACACCGACCATTCGTAATCACCGACCTGAAGTCC contains:
- a CDS encoding C4-type zinc ribbon domain-containing protein — translated: MSKPDIATLVKLQEAETQIVRLNDVLIAVEKKKNKLASRLKQFAAALKENTEELDMLKKNCLDAENEIKIVDARIIKSNETLRNVSTNKEYQVLLREVDDNKKRKDALETELLQIMEEREKSQAIVDESTKEYQQLEEQVKAEQNQIEEQTTKDRKLLDEYLESQKEIGASLDPKLLDRFKRISKMNQGSAVAEAEDQVCTGCFMNIPPQLYIEVQRGNKLIFCPQCSRILYYRKH
- a CDS encoding Nif3-like dinuclear metal center hexameric protein, which translates into the protein MPTVGQIIDIIDQIAPFALAESWDNSGLQVGDYEWSVSKVLIALDVTDQALAQAEKSGCDMLITHHPLIMSPEKQIDFSKMPGSAILISARSRIAVVSAHTNLDKAQGGLNDYLAEKLDIYCTDVFLADAVTSDAPDQLQGLGRIGRLGEPMPLKQLACRIKEKLGIPRVRLIGNPENMVSTAALCSGSGGSLTAQFIDSGMDVYITGDLKYHEAREIEFHGKSAVDVGHFSSESIAVTLFKNRLGQMFDAEKLKIIINTYDQEQDPFLTI